The following proteins come from a genomic window of Streptomyces sp. Sge12:
- a CDS encoding ricin-type beta-trefoil lectin domain protein, producing the protein MVFQARRIQNQWLIVSFLPAVCHCRGGRSWGVRMSPFSANFRLPGNRKARATRARLAGRAGITLSVVLVATLLPAQAWAAPPGDRSGVNLPSLQQDPEAKLDAAAAAALKDWAGKPSQPPAEYEASQKTAPVAASGQVSLSPTSPDFVQVGALPVSIGKLEGTGTAPTGTWAAAIEGRTQTEAANIDGALIKITPPADASTPVDVQLDYTKFRDLYGSEWASRLQLRQLPECFLTTPDVPACSVFKDVPSTNDPVKQKVVATVDPTTAPVQGMRTMTGGAAGAVVLAASDSAAGAGGTYKATSLSTSGSWSAGSSSGGFSWTYPLTIPPAAAGPTPAIAFSYSSQAVDGKTSATNGQASWLGDGWDYHPGYIERRYRSCSDDREAKPSKPNNDNATDKKKGDLCWVANGDNIVLSLAGSTTELVHDAATGQWVPASDDGSKVERKTGGANGAKDGEYWIVTTRDGTRYHFGRHNVGAHGDGSSPQTVTDSVFTVPVFGNHPGEPCYQTAYANSSCVQAWRWNLDYVEDVHGNAMVIDWAKEENRYAKNENFTEKDRSKVGYIRGGHPTRILYGLRADNLAGAPAGRVDFTVKERCFEDRDTKCENAQFDSKNADDKRGWWDTPTTLYCKMEAENCYISAPTFWSRKRLAAVTTYAQRTEGSTALSKVDQWALNQSLPHQRTDTHPPLWLESITRTGYGPKDGANGVALPAVSFLANTVDMPNRVAKSATEATPDFDRLRVETIRTETGGEIYVDYSDPCPVGTGGLTEKGNTTRCFPVRWSPDPDLEPEKTPIEWFNKYVVDKVVEKDRVARQPDVTTAYRYDGGAAWALEDDEFTKPALRTYSQWRGYAEVVTTRGETARTGTSTATEQSQKRTRYFRGLSTDTAKVVVKDSTGAEELGEDLPQYQGQTAEVINYTKAGGSVDNRQLTKPAKFDPSATRTKTDGSKLYAYRGGVDRTDSIQSVSGGKSRMVRVSNTYEGAAGYGLLKTAQTDVLENKGTGWSTVKQSCSKPTYVHNPASNLIGLPAENRETSGDCAGGGIEPGTLLSKTRTSYDAVNAFGAAPTKGLPYQVDTGDAAGTGWITSARTEYDALGRAIKSYDAANSPSSTAYAPATGPAFVVTTTNALGHQVTTKLDPARGSVLEATDANGRKVTTEYDQLGRTTQVWTPSQKPATDKAAYTFEYQIAEHKAPVVISRTLKDNGTYNTSIAIYDGLLRPRQSQTEAAGGGRVITDTLHSANGTVSQVNNGYHAEGALSTTLFVPQSVTEVPNSTQTAYDGLGRAVRITTLEKGEARQSATSQYEGDWTLTRSAMSPTGATPLAGSRAVKTTTDALGRTSQVEHYTATDLTTSSKTSYTYDVRGKLAKVTDPASNIWSYTYDARGRLTASDDPDAGTSKFTYDNLDRQVSTTNVYDVTQFTTYDALGRKTALRDDSEIDPIATWTYDTLPGGKGQPVASTRKWGAGSYKTEVTGYDSEYRPTGSRITVPDLPSTKGLAGSYAYSTTYTPTGKVQSTTLPATIGGLAAEKLITRYNADGMVQTMSGLSWYTAETVYSPFGEVLRTASGNAPQRVWTTNTYDPHTGRITTASGHRETRDPDSDSNLLSSLTYKYDAVGNPISITDTYPGATKQSPARVDRQCYTYDAMGQLVRAWTGKTEGCPTSPTGPALAEIASGTPGDAYRQDYAFDAIGNRTKLTDFDPTNGALNDETTYTYGVDISGGAQPPVKKQPHALTKVNKTTRTPGSTVDSLSTYTYSAAGSTKTRTIDGDTQTLNWDRRSKLLSATSPGIGAVAVTGLSGKCLDVQGGSTADGTPVQLLSCNETKPQQWRITGDTVQALGKCLTSENGKAVLKACAPGEPSQKFTYRETDKALITGTNQCLTVPNDNDADGNDLHTFTCASPAATPAQQWSFGNLTNYLYDAAGNRVVQETGSARTLYLGETEITVNKAGQAIDAVRYYSSPGAPTTVRRTNGKTTGHTLSQLLTDHHNTATISVEQKAGQPVTRRKSDPYGNPRGSQPASWPGDRTFLGVGNDDNTTGLTHIGAREYDPTTGRFITVDPIIDITDPLQMNGYTYSNGNPITNSDPSGLKLFEGDNDGGFDSGGCGGCNTAAKNYTPGPNLSYYLNGPITLKLGVTTVVFKDVPTFQASTKAYYKHAPNQGRYSYNIYADCLNMGDGAGCNTPHPGSMLAYGATDFLCDREGVSCENQTNLGHVTAELAMTTLALEGGLLKFFGGGKGGAPKADPPCPNSFVAGTEVLLADGSSKPIEELAEGDEVLATDPETGETARKMVTATIYTEDDKTYVDLTVQTPDGVKSITTTGHHPFWSESDQAWKDAADLKPAGTLRTDDGSAVVIVATRTYEKFSTTYNLTVADLHTYYVMAGDTPVLVHNCGGTVRGHTAACPCATGGTPVGPINAHLAGKTHPVTGVPFDRHGFPDFSNWRDPNTPDVVITLTGDRKKDFAAADQAAGISAKYRKGRWTWNHHQNCGVMQLVSMSVHSKTGHTGGFSIC; encoded by the coding sequence ATGGTGTTTCAGGCGCGCCGGATACAGAATCAGTGGCTAATTGTCAGTTTCCTGCCAGCCGTGTGCCATTGCCGCGGAGGCAGATCGTGGGGGGTCCGCATGTCGCCGTTCTCGGCGAATTTCCGCCTGCCCGGAAACAGAAAGGCGCGCGCAACACGCGCGCGTCTTGCCGGGCGCGCCGGCATCACACTGTCCGTGGTGCTGGTCGCAACTCTTCTACCCGCCCAGGCCTGGGCGGCACCACCGGGCGACCGCAGCGGTGTCAATCTGCCGAGCCTTCAGCAGGATCCTGAGGCGAAGCTCGACGCAGCTGCGGCCGCGGCGCTCAAGGACTGGGCGGGTAAGCCGTCGCAGCCACCCGCCGAGTACGAGGCGTCTCAGAAGACCGCACCGGTCGCCGCCTCCGGCCAGGTTTCGCTCTCGCCCACGAGCCCCGATTTCGTCCAGGTCGGCGCGCTCCCCGTCAGCATCGGCAAGCTCGAAGGCACCGGCACGGCCCCGACAGGCACCTGGGCGGCGGCCATCGAAGGACGCACGCAAACCGAAGCGGCGAACATCGACGGCGCCCTCATCAAGATCACACCGCCCGCCGACGCATCGACTCCCGTCGATGTCCAGCTGGACTACACGAAGTTCCGCGATCTCTACGGCTCCGAGTGGGCGTCGCGCCTGCAGCTGCGGCAGTTGCCGGAGTGCTTCCTGACGACGCCGGACGTGCCCGCGTGCTCCGTCTTCAAGGACGTTCCGAGCACGAACGACCCGGTCAAGCAGAAGGTCGTCGCCACCGTCGACCCGACCACCGCACCCGTTCAGGGGATGCGCACCATGACGGGTGGTGCAGCCGGCGCGGTGGTTCTGGCCGCATCCGACAGTGCGGCGGGCGCGGGTGGCACGTACAAGGCCACATCGCTGTCCACTTCGGGTTCCTGGAGTGCCGGTAGCAGCAGTGGCGGATTTTCCTGGACCTATCCGCTGACGATTCCTCCCGCCGCAGCCGGCCCTACGCCCGCCATCGCGTTCTCGTACTCGTCCCAGGCCGTGGACGGCAAGACGTCCGCGACCAACGGTCAGGCGTCGTGGCTCGGCGACGGGTGGGACTACCACCCGGGCTACATCGAGCGCCGATACCGTTCCTGCTCGGACGACCGTGAAGCAAAGCCGAGCAAGCCGAACAACGACAACGCGACGGACAAGAAGAAGGGCGACCTCTGCTGGGTCGCGAACGGCGACAACATCGTCCTCTCGCTCGCCGGCTCGACGACGGAACTGGTCCACGACGCCGCCACCGGGCAGTGGGTGCCCGCGTCCGACGACGGTTCCAAGGTCGAGCGCAAGACGGGCGGCGCCAACGGCGCAAAGGACGGCGAATACTGGATCGTCACCACGCGTGACGGCACTCGCTACCACTTCGGCCGGCACAACGTCGGTGCCCACGGCGACGGCTCATCACCGCAGACGGTCACCGACTCCGTCTTCACCGTCCCGGTCTTCGGCAACCACCCCGGCGAGCCTTGCTACCAAACGGCTTACGCGAACTCCTCGTGCGTTCAGGCATGGCGCTGGAACCTCGACTACGTCGAGGACGTCCACGGCAATGCCATGGTCATCGACTGGGCGAAGGAAGAGAACCGCTACGCCAAGAACGAGAACTTCACGGAGAAGGACCGCAGCAAGGTCGGCTACATCCGCGGGGGCCACCCGACCCGCATCCTCTACGGACTCCGCGCAGACAATCTCGCGGGAGCGCCGGCCGGCCGCGTCGATTTCACCGTGAAGGAACGGTGTTTCGAGGACCGCGACACCAAGTGTGAGAACGCTCAGTTCGACTCCAAGAACGCTGACGACAAGCGAGGGTGGTGGGACACCCCCACCACCCTGTACTGCAAGATGGAGGCGGAAAACTGCTACATCTCCGCTCCGACCTTCTGGTCCCGTAAGCGTCTGGCCGCCGTCACGACCTACGCGCAGCGAACCGAGGGCTCCACTGCGCTCTCCAAGGTCGACCAGTGGGCACTGAACCAGTCCCTGCCGCACCAGCGGACCGACACGCATCCGCCCCTGTGGCTCGAGTCCATCACCCGGACCGGGTACGGACCCAAGGACGGCGCCAATGGTGTCGCCCTGCCGGCGGTCTCCTTCCTGGCCAACACCGTCGACATGCCCAACCGGGTGGCCAAGTCGGCCACTGAAGCGACGCCCGACTTCGACCGGCTCCGGGTGGAGACGATCCGTACCGAGACCGGCGGCGAGATCTACGTCGACTACTCCGATCCGTGCCCGGTCGGTACCGGCGGTCTGACGGAGAAGGGGAACACGACGCGGTGCTTCCCGGTCCGCTGGTCCCCCGATCCGGACCTGGAGCCCGAGAAGACACCGATCGAGTGGTTCAACAAGTACGTCGTGGACAAGGTGGTCGAGAAGGACCGGGTTGCCCGGCAGCCCGACGTCACGACCGCCTACCGCTACGACGGTGGCGCCGCCTGGGCACTTGAGGACGACGAGTTCACCAAGCCCGCACTCCGTACGTACAGCCAGTGGCGAGGGTACGCCGAGGTGGTCACCACGCGCGGTGAGACCGCGCGTACGGGCACGTCCACCGCGACCGAGCAGTCGCAGAAGCGCACCCGCTACTTCCGTGGCCTGTCCACCGACACCGCCAAGGTCGTGGTCAAGGACTCCACCGGAGCGGAGGAGCTCGGGGAGGACCTGCCCCAGTACCAGGGCCAGACCGCCGAGGTCATCAACTACACGAAGGCGGGCGGCAGCGTCGACAACCGCCAGCTGACCAAGCCGGCGAAGTTCGACCCGAGCGCCACGCGCACCAAGACCGATGGCTCCAAGCTGTACGCGTACCGCGGCGGTGTCGACCGCACGGACTCGATCCAGTCCGTCAGCGGGGGCAAGTCCCGCATGGTGCGGGTCTCCAACACCTATGAGGGCGCGGCAGGATACGGCCTGCTCAAGACGGCGCAGACCGATGTCCTGGAGAACAAGGGCACCGGCTGGTCCACCGTCAAGCAGTCGTGCAGCAAGCCCACGTACGTCCACAACCCCGCGAGCAACCTGATCGGGCTGCCCGCGGAGAACCGCGAGACGTCCGGCGACTGCGCCGGAGGCGGCATCGAACCCGGCACCCTGCTCAGCAAGACGCGTACCTCCTACGACGCGGTGAACGCCTTCGGGGCGGCGCCCACGAAGGGCCTCCCGTACCAGGTCGACACCGGTGACGCGGCGGGCACCGGCTGGATCACCTCCGCGCGCACCGAGTACGACGCGCTCGGCCGTGCCATCAAGAGCTACGACGCCGCGAACAGCCCTTCGAGCACCGCCTACGCCCCGGCGACCGGCCCGGCATTCGTCGTCACCACGACCAATGCGCTCGGGCACCAGGTGACGACCAAGCTGGATCCCGCTCGCGGCAGCGTGCTGGAGGCGACGGACGCCAACGGCCGCAAGGTCACCACGGAGTACGACCAGCTCGGCCGCACCACCCAGGTCTGGACGCCTTCGCAGAAGCCGGCCACCGACAAGGCCGCTTACACGTTCGAGTACCAGATAGCCGAGCACAAGGCCCCGGTTGTCATCTCCCGCACGCTGAAGGACAACGGCACCTACAACACTTCGATCGCGATCTACGACGGTCTGCTGCGTCCCCGTCAGTCACAGACGGAGGCAGCGGGCGGCGGCCGCGTGATCACCGACACCCTGCACAGTGCGAACGGGACCGTCAGCCAGGTCAACAACGGCTACCACGCCGAGGGTGCCCTGAGCACGACGCTCTTCGTCCCGCAGTCGGTGACCGAGGTTCCCAACTCGACCCAGACCGCCTACGACGGCCTTGGCCGCGCGGTGCGGATCACCACCTTGGAGAAGGGCGAAGCCCGACAGTCCGCCACCAGCCAGTACGAGGGCGACTGGACCCTCACCCGTAGCGCCATGTCACCCACTGGGGCGACCCCGCTGGCGGGCAGCCGAGCCGTCAAGACCACGACCGACGCGCTGGGCCGTACCTCCCAGGTCGAGCACTACACCGCCACCGACCTCACCACGTCGAGCAAGACCAGTTACACCTACGACGTGCGGGGCAAGCTCGCGAAGGTCACCGACCCGGCAAGCAACATCTGGAGCTACACCTACGACGCCCGTGGCCGCCTGACCGCCTCGGACGACCCTGACGCGGGCACGTCGAAGTTCACCTACGACAACCTCGACCGGCAGGTCTCGACGACCAACGTCTACGACGTCACCCAGTTCACGACGTACGACGCCCTCGGCCGTAAGACTGCGCTGCGCGACGACTCCGAGATAGACCCCATCGCCACGTGGACCTACGACACCCTCCCTGGCGGCAAGGGCCAGCCCGTCGCCTCCACCCGTAAGTGGGGTGCCGGCTCGTACAAGACGGAGGTCACCGGCTACGACAGCGAGTACCGGCCCACCGGATCCAGGATCACCGTCCCGGACCTGCCCAGCACGAAGGGCCTGGCCGGCAGCTACGCGTACAGCACCACGTACACGCCCACGGGCAAGGTCCAGTCGACGACCCTCCCCGCGACCATCGGCGGTCTCGCCGCCGAGAAGCTGATCACGCGCTACAACGCCGACGGCATGGTGCAGACCATGTCGGGCCTGTCCTGGTACACCGCCGAAACCGTCTACAGCCCCTTCGGCGAAGTGCTGCGCACCGCTTCCGGCAACGCGCCCCAGCGTGTGTGGACCACGAACACCTACGACCCCCACACCGGACGGATCACCACAGCATCCGGCCACCGCGAGACGCGCGACCCCGATTCCGATTCCAACCTCCTCTCCTCCCTCACCTATAAATACGACGCTGTCGGCAACCCCATCTCGATCACGGACACCTACCCCGGTGCCACCAAGCAGTCCCCTGCCCGTGTTGACCGCCAGTGCTACACCTACGACGCGATGGGCCAGCTCGTCCGAGCCTGGACCGGGAAGACAGAGGGCTGCCCCACCAGCCCGACAGGACCAGCCCTGGCCGAGATCGCTTCCGGTACGCCGGGTGACGCCTACCGCCAGGACTACGCGTTCGACGCGATCGGCAACCGCACCAAGCTCACCGACTTCGACCCGACCAACGGCGCACTCAACGACGAGACGACCTACACCTACGGTGTAGACATCTCCGGCGGCGCCCAGCCGCCCGTCAAGAAGCAGCCCCACGCCCTGACCAAGGTCAACAAGACCACCAGGACGCCCGGCTCCACGGTCGACTCCCTCTCCACCTACACCTACAGCGCGGCGGGCAGCACCAAGACCCGCACCATCGACGGCGACACCCAGACCCTGAACTGGGACCGACGGAGCAAGCTCCTTTCGGCCACCAGCCCCGGCATCGGTGCCGTGGCCGTCACCGGCCTCTCGGGCAAGTGCCTCGACGTCCAGGGCGGCAGCACAGCTGACGGAACCCCCGTTCAGCTGCTGTCCTGCAACGAGACCAAGCCGCAGCAGTGGCGCATCACCGGCGACACCGTCCAGGCCCTCGGCAAGTGCCTCACCTCCGAGAACGGCAAGGCCGTCCTGAAGGCGTGCGCACCGGGCGAGCCCAGCCAGAAGTTCACCTACCGGGAGACGGACAAGGCCCTCATCACCGGCACCAACCAGTGCCTCACCGTCCCCAACGACAATGACGCCGACGGCAACGACCTGCACACCTTCACGTGTGCCAGCCCTGCCGCGACTCCGGCGCAGCAGTGGAGCTTCGGCAACCTCACCAATTACCTCTACGACGCCGCAGGGAACCGTGTAGTCCAGGAAACGGGCAGCGCCCGCACCCTGTACCTCGGCGAAACCGAGATCACGGTCAACAAGGCCGGACAGGCCATCGACGCCGTCCGCTACTACAGCAGCCCCGGCGCCCCCACGACGGTCCGCCGGACCAACGGCAAGACCACCGGCCACACCCTGTCGCAGCTGCTGACCGACCACCACAACACGGCCACCATCAGCGTCGAGCAGAAGGCCGGCCAGCCGGTCACCCGCCGCAAGTCGGACCCGTACGGCAACCCCCGCGGAAGCCAGCCCGCCAGCTGGCCGGGTGACCGGACCTTCCTCGGCGTCGGCAACGACGACAACACCACGGGCCTCACCCACATCGGCGCCCGCGAATACGACCCGACGACGGGCCGCTTCATCACGGTCGACCCGATCATCGACATCACCGACCCGCTCCAGATGAACGGGTACACGTACTCCAACGGCAATCCGATCACCAACTCGGACCCCAGCGGCCTGAAGCTCTTCGAAGGTGACAACGACGGCGGCTTCGACAGCGGCGGGTGCGGCGGTTGCAACACGGCCGCCAAGAACTACACTCCGGGCCCGAATCTCAGTTACTACCTCAACGGCCCGATCACTCTCAAGCTCGGCGTAACCACGGTGGTCTTCAAGGACGTGCCAACATTCCAGGCGTCCACGAAGGCCTATTACAAGCACGCCCCGAATCAGGGTCGCTACAGCTACAACATCTACGCCGACTGCCTCAACATGGGGGACGGGGCTGGCTGTAACACTCCTCACCCCGGTTCCATGCTTGCCTATGGGGCTACGGACTTCCTGTGCGACCGCGAGGGGGTGTCATGCGAAAACCAGACCAACCTCGGTCATGTTACGGCCGAACTGGCGATGACGACCCTTGCACTCGAAGGCGGACTGCTCAAGTTCTTCGGAGGGGGCAAGGGAGGCGCTCCGAAAGCCGACCCCCCATGCCCCAACAGCTTCGTTGCCGGCACGGAAGTCCTTCTTGCCGACGGATCCAGTAAGCCGATCGAAGAGCTGGCGGAAGGTGACGAGGTTCTCGCGACGGACCCTGAGACCGGTGAGACCGCAAGGAAGATGGTCACGGCGACCATCTACACGGAGGATGACAAGACTTACGTCGACCTCACTGTCCAGACTCCAGACGGCGTCAAGAGCATCACCACGACGGGCCATCACCCGTTCTGGTCAGAGTCTGACCAGGCGTGGAAGGATGCCGCGGACCTGAAGCCGGCGGGAACCCTGCGTACCGACGATGGGTCGGCGGTTGTCATTGTCGCAACCCGCACCTATGAGAAATTCAGTACGACCTACAACCTCACAGTGGCTGACCTTCACACGTATTATGTAATGGCGGGTGACACCCCGGTTCTGGTCCACAACTGCGGCGGTACGGTACGCGGCCACACCGCAGCATGCCCGTGCGCTACGGGCGGCACTCCCGTCGGTCCGATCAATGCCCATCTGGCGGGCAAGACGCATCCGGTCACTGGTGTGCCGTTCGATCGCCACGGGTTTCCGGATTTCA